The following are from one region of the bacterium genome:
- a CDS encoding glycine/betaine/sarcosine/D-proline family reductase selenoprotein B encodes MDAHGLRVVHYINQFFAGIGGEERADTPPAVKDGPVGPGRAIQAALGSHGAVASSMVCGDSYFNERIDAAGEAVRAWLGAQRPDVVIAGPAFAAGRYGRACVEVCRIAADLGIPAVTGMHPENPGLLMYREAYVVPTAGNAAGMAAALGAIVPLARKLGAGLPVGPAEDEGYLPRGIRRPGARALPGARRAVDMLVAKLGGTPFRTELPVEGYEAVAPAPPVADMPHATIAVVTTGAIVPKGNPDHLKRCSETRWQRYELEGRTRLEPDEFECVHGGFYNVPASENPNVVLPLDALRELERRGLFARLADFYCTTTGNDQRFADCVRNGKEIAELLWQERIDGVLLVATUGSCNRCGATISKEIERRRIPVAVISALPPLAMQAGANRVVQGVKIEHVCGDPALPAEEDGEVRRRLVERGLRALGTAVERPTLFEGDGTMVTAR; translated from the coding sequence ATGGACGCTCACGGGTTGCGGGTGGTTCATTACATCAACCAGTTCTTCGCGGGGATCGGCGGCGAAGAGCGCGCCGACACGCCGCCGGCCGTCAAGGACGGCCCGGTCGGTCCCGGACGGGCGATCCAGGCCGCCCTCGGTTCGCACGGCGCCGTGGCCTCGAGTATGGTCTGCGGCGACAGCTACTTCAACGAGCGGATCGACGCGGCCGGCGAGGCGGTGCGCGCGTGGCTCGGCGCGCAGCGGCCCGACGTGGTGATCGCGGGCCCGGCGTTCGCCGCGGGCCGGTATGGGCGCGCCTGCGTCGAGGTGTGCCGCATCGCCGCGGATCTCGGGATTCCCGCCGTCACCGGCATGCACCCCGAGAATCCCGGGCTGTTGATGTACCGGGAGGCGTACGTCGTGCCGACCGCCGGCAACGCGGCGGGCATGGCCGCGGCGCTCGGCGCGATCGTGCCGCTCGCCCGCAAGCTCGGCGCGGGGCTCCCGGTCGGACCGGCGGAGGACGAGGGCTACCTGCCGCGCGGCATCCGGCGGCCCGGAGCGCGGGCGCTGCCCGGGGCGCGGCGGGCCGTCGATATGCTCGTCGCCAAGCTCGGCGGGACGCCGTTTCGCACCGAGCTCCCGGTCGAAGGCTACGAAGCCGTGGCGCCCGCGCCGCCCGTCGCGGACATGCCCCACGCGACGATCGCGGTGGTGACGACCGGCGCGATCGTGCCGAAGGGCAATCCGGACCACCTCAAGCGGTGCAGCGAGACGCGGTGGCAGCGCTACGAGCTGGAGGGGCGGACGCGCCTCGAGCCGGACGAGTTCGAGTGCGTCCACGGCGGCTTCTACAACGTCCCGGCGTCGGAGAACCCGAACGTCGTGCTGCCGCTGGACGCGCTGCGGGAGCTCGAGCGCCGCGGCCTCTTCGCGCGGCTCGCCGACTTCTACTGCACCACGACCGGCAACGACCAGCGGTTCGCGGACTGCGTGCGCAACGGCAAGGAGATCGCGGAGCTGCTCTGGCAGGAGCGGATCGACGGCGTGCTGCTCGTCGCGACCTGAGGGTCGTGCAATCGTTGCGGCGCAACGATCAGCAAAGAGATCGAGCGGCGGCGGATCCCGGTGGCCGTGATCAGCGCGCTGCCGCCGCTGGCGATGCAGGCCGGCGCGAACCGCGTCGTGCAGGGGGTCAAGATCGAGCACGTCTGCGGGGACCCGGCGCTGCCGGCGGAGGAGGACGGGGAGGTGCGCCGGCGCCTCGTGGAGCGCGGGCTGCGGGCGCTCGGGACCGCGGTGGAGCGTCCCACGCTCTTCGAAGGGGACGGCACGATGGTGACGGCGCGGTGA
- the grdA gene encoding glycine/sarcosine/betaine reductase complex selenoprotein A: protein MIDLHGKLVLALGERDGIPAQAIAACAESAGGRVVYAATQCFVUTSAGAMDLEEQGRIQQLVEAGERDRMVVVLGTPNAASTLMIALTLTEGDPSYAGPLAGVPLGLPVYHVLEESVRDAIPAGVYEEQIGPMAFVLDKPGIEEALAKVRTRVSS, encoded by the coding sequence ATGATCGATCTGCACGGCAAGCTCGTTCTCGCGCTCGGCGAGCGCGACGGCATCCCGGCACAGGCGATCGCCGCCTGCGCGGAGAGCGCCGGCGGCCGGGTCGTGTACGCCGCGACCCAGTGCTTCGTCTGAACGTCCGCGGGCGCGATGGATCTGGAGGAGCAGGGGAGGATACAGCAGCTCGTCGAGGCCGGCGAGCGCGACCGCATGGTGGTGGTGCTCGGCACGCCCAATGCCGCCAGCACGCTCATGATCGCGCTGACGCTGACCGAAGGCGACCCCAGCTACGCCGGACCGCTCGCCGGAGTCCCGTTGGGACTCCCCGTGTACCACGTGCTTGAGGAGAGCGTCAGGGACGCCATTCCGGCCGGGGTCTACGAAGAGCAAATCGGCCCGATGGCGTTCGTGCTGGACAAGCCCGGGATCGAAGAGGCCCTCGCCAAGGTTCGAACTCGGGTCAGTTCCTAG
- a CDS encoding FAD-dependent oxidoreductase has product MRFFGHADVIVVGGGTAGIVAAIASARSGAPTLLVEQSSGLGGTSTRGLMNCFVTFHDAGGRQAVRGIAQEIVDRLVRAGGSAGHTADTMGECVTRVLFDPFVLGNVLFEMAGEAGVELLLHSSVVDVLMDGDRLKGLVLHNKGGLQVATCGVCIDASGDGDVAAAAGAPFEKAARGELQPITLMYRLGGVDIDRWADFVRGRPREFEMTRVPDDPRAEGLGIMSLTYFQPFRDAVRAGELPRGISGEQVWLLCGREEARQGVVTVNGTRVEGLDGTNPRELTRAEADARRQAAGLSAWLRGRMPGFEQCYIYQTAQQLGVRETRRIVGDYMLTEDDVLSARAFEDAIAKGSTPIDIHGGADAGGENYWIKTTDLGIMAYDIPYRCLVPRNVEQLLVAGRCISTTHKAHGATRMQPVCMATGQAAGTAAALAAARAVPPRAIDVRHLQDALIQAGQVIREDQMV; this is encoded by the coding sequence ATGAGATTCTTTGGGCATGCCGACGTGATCGTCGTCGGGGGCGGGACCGCCGGCATCGTCGCGGCGATCGCCAGCGCGCGAAGCGGCGCGCCGACGCTGCTCGTGGAGCAGTCGAGCGGTCTCGGCGGGACGAGTACCAGGGGTCTCATGAACTGCTTCGTGACCTTTCACGACGCCGGAGGCCGCCAGGCCGTTCGCGGCATCGCCCAGGAGATCGTGGACCGGCTGGTCCGGGCGGGCGGCTCGGCCGGGCACACCGCGGATACGATGGGTGAATGCGTGACGCGCGTCCTCTTCGACCCGTTCGTGCTCGGCAACGTGCTGTTCGAGATGGCGGGGGAGGCGGGCGTCGAGCTGCTGCTGCACAGCAGCGTCGTCGACGTGCTGATGGACGGCGACCGGCTGAAGGGGCTGGTGCTGCACAACAAGGGCGGGCTGCAAGTTGCGACGTGCGGTGTGTGCATCGACGCGAGCGGCGACGGGGACGTGGCGGCGGCCGCCGGCGCGCCGTTCGAGAAGGCGGCGCGCGGAGAGCTGCAGCCGATCACGCTGATGTACCGCCTCGGCGGCGTGGACATCGACCGGTGGGCCGATTTCGTCCGCGGGCGGCCGCGGGAGTTCGAGATGACGCGCGTGCCCGACGATCCGCGCGCGGAAGGGCTCGGGATCATGAGCCTGACGTATTTTCAGCCGTTCCGGGACGCGGTGCGGGCCGGGGAGCTGCCCCGCGGAATCTCCGGCGAGCAGGTGTGGCTCTTGTGCGGACGCGAGGAGGCGCGGCAGGGCGTCGTGACGGTCAACGGCACGCGGGTGGAAGGCCTCGACGGGACGAACCCGCGCGAGCTGACCCGCGCCGAGGCGGACGCCCGGCGCCAGGCCGCCGGGCTCAGCGCGTGGCTCCGCGGCCGCATGCCGGGGTTCGAGCAGTGCTACATCTACCAGACCGCGCAGCAGCTCGGCGTGCGCGAGACCCGGCGCATCGTCGGCGACTACATGCTGACTGAAGACGACGTCTTGTCGGCGCGGGCGTTCGAGGACGCGATCGCGAAAGGATCCACCCCCATCGACATCCACGGCGGCGCCGACGCCGGCGGCGAGAACTACTGGATCAAGACCACCGACTTGGGCATTATGGCGTACGATATCCCGTACCGGTGCCTCGTGCCGCGCAACGTGGAGCAGCTGCTCGTCGCGGGCCGGTGCATCTCGACCACCCATAAGGCCCACGGCGCGACGCGCATGCAGCCGGTGTGCATGGCGACCGGGCAGGCCGCCGGCACCGCGGCGGCGCTCGCCGCCGCGCGCGCGGTGCCGCCGCGCGCGATCGACGTCCGCCACCTGCAGGACGCGTTGATCCAGGCCGGCCAGGTGATTCGCGAAGACCAAATGGTGTGA
- a CDS encoding glycine/sarcosine/betaine reductase component B subunit — MTASMNLTVGTFPVREVAFGAPAGWRDGRLVVDADRVAALVREDRRIRRVAVDLVQPGEAARIVQVRDVIEPRVKVEGPGHTYPGICGHAPDTVGDGVTHRYAGLGVLIASEALPHIRRTVSAATDSLIDMSGPGAVTVYSTLRYVALTIETLPDLDLTSWNDALRGAAHRVAADLAELVRAQTPPERRAYLLAPPAAGRPRVVHVHTLNASMVPGIGTGIYGYTQHALPVLLHPNEILDGAIAGDAVVTYPGKCTWLHVNNPALGALYERDGTDLAWLGSIISRTRWGGLDEKRLSAYQTAKLAAMLGADGALVTWNHGGNDLLEVMMTIQSLERAGIKTTFLTIESDIKVVRMTPALAETGTSEPPLLFSVPEADAIVSTGTLAPADPLPAMPRVIGGRDVVFDQERPDVRTPAAGPLDLEAVSGAYSPIFGHFDNYGLGRQSYLDY; from the coding sequence GTGACGGCGTCGATGAACCTGACCGTGGGGACGTTTCCCGTCCGCGAGGTGGCCTTCGGCGCGCCGGCGGGATGGCGGGACGGGCGCCTCGTCGTCGACGCGGACCGCGTCGCGGCGCTCGTGCGCGAGGACCGCCGCATCCGGCGCGTCGCGGTGGATCTCGTTCAGCCGGGAGAGGCGGCGCGGATCGTGCAGGTGCGCGACGTGATCGAGCCGCGGGTCAAGGTGGAGGGGCCCGGCCACACCTACCCCGGCATCTGCGGCCACGCACCGGACACCGTGGGCGACGGCGTCACGCACCGCTACGCCGGCCTCGGCGTGCTGATCGCGTCCGAGGCGCTGCCCCACATCCGGCGCACGGTCAGCGCGGCCACCGACAGCCTGATCGACATGTCCGGGCCCGGCGCCGTCACCGTGTACAGCACGCTGCGCTACGTCGCCCTGACCATCGAGACGCTGCCGGACCTCGATCTCACCTCGTGGAACGACGCGCTGCGCGGGGCCGCCCACCGCGTCGCGGCCGACCTCGCGGAGCTCGTGCGCGCCCAGACGCCGCCGGAACGGCGCGCGTACCTCCTGGCGCCGCCCGCCGCGGGACGCCCGCGGGTCGTGCACGTGCACACGCTCAACGCCTCGATGGTCCCGGGGATCGGCACCGGCATCTATGGGTACACGCAGCACGCCCTGCCGGTGCTGCTGCACCCGAACGAGATCCTCGACGGGGCGATCGCCGGCGACGCCGTCGTCACCTATCCCGGGAAGTGCACCTGGCTGCACGTGAACAACCCGGCGCTCGGCGCGCTGTACGAGCGCGACGGGACGGATCTCGCCTGGCTCGGCTCGATCATCTCGCGCACGCGGTGGGGCGGGCTCGACGAGAAGCGCCTCAGCGCGTACCAGACCGCCAAACTGGCCGCGATGCTCGGCGCCGACGGCGCGCTCGTCACCTGGAACCACGGCGGCAACGATCTCCTCGAAGTGATGATGACGATTCAAAGCCTCGAGCGCGCGGGCATCAAGACGACGTTCCTCACGATCGAGTCGGACATCAAGGTGGTGCGGATGACGCCGGCGCTCGCGGAGACCGGCACCTCGGAACCGCCGCTCTTGTTCAGCGTGCCGGAGGCCGACGCGATCGTCAGTACCGGGACCCTCGCCCCCGCCGACCCGCTGCCGGCGATGCCGCGGGTGATCGGCGGGCGGGACGTCGTGTTCGATCAGGAGCGCCCCGACGTCCGCACCCCCGCGGCCGGGCCGCTGGATCTCGAGGCGGTGTCGGGCGCATACTCGCCGATCTTCGGGCACTTCGACAACTACGGTCTGGGGCGCCAGAGCTACCTTGACTACTGA
- the grdC gene encoding glycine/sarcosine/betaine reductase complex component C subunit beta, with product MTTEGARPVSNGVRPVVRAARFAMAHTPALIAAGSKPRRELAVRGAAEREALLRHLRSFEDAVRYPPHQVMLGALPPEALWGIPRPWHDRPVDGARAEGPGGRMLDEMEFYAWLARADAASLLYVTPEFARTLQHFGAPERIQTMTAPGLARAVERGAEPLRRTPDETVGAVVPAHEQDESLAAPVLLENLAAKVTGGLALRALLDAVDSDTPVDYLIGCGEEAVGDRYQRGGGNLAKAMGELAGVRTAGASDVKSFCAGPLHALLLAGALVAGGVYRRVVVVAGGSLAKLGMKYRGHLSAGYPVLEDVIVGAAIDVVPDDGRSPVLRLDAAAVHRVGDGAAPHQMAQVLSSAPLRAAGLRLSDVDRYAVELHNPDITEPAGSGDVPYRNYQMIAALAAQAGEIERSAMDRFIEAHGMPGFSPTQGHIASAVAYLPHAIAGLTDGALRRVQLVAKGSLFLGRMTNMADGASLLLERNGAPPAGGRFA from the coding sequence TTGACTACTGAGGGCGCGAGGCCGGTCTCGAACGGCGTCCGGCCCGTCGTCCGCGCGGCGCGGTTTGCGATGGCCCATACCCCCGCGCTGATCGCGGCCGGCTCGAAGCCGCGGCGGGAACTCGCCGTGCGCGGGGCGGCGGAGCGCGAAGCCCTTCTCAGGCACCTGCGGTCGTTCGAGGACGCCGTGCGGTATCCGCCGCACCAGGTGATGCTCGGCGCGCTCCCGCCCGAGGCGCTGTGGGGGATTCCGAGGCCGTGGCATGACCGGCCGGTGGACGGAGCGCGGGCGGAGGGCCCCGGCGGCCGGATGCTCGACGAGATGGAGTTCTACGCGTGGCTGGCTCGGGCGGATGCGGCGAGCCTGCTCTATGTCACCCCGGAGTTCGCGCGGACGCTGCAGCACTTCGGCGCGCCCGAGCGGATCCAGACGATGACAGCCCCCGGCCTGGCGCGGGCGGTGGAGCGCGGCGCCGAGCCCCTGCGGCGCACGCCCGACGAGACGGTCGGTGCCGTCGTCCCCGCGCACGAGCAGGACGAGTCGCTCGCGGCGCCGGTGCTGCTGGAGAACCTCGCGGCCAAGGTCACCGGCGGGCTCGCTCTGCGGGCGCTCCTCGACGCGGTCGACTCGGACACTCCCGTCGACTACCTGATTGGATGCGGCGAGGAAGCGGTAGGCGATCGGTATCAGCGCGGGGGCGGCAACCTGGCAAAAGCGATGGGAGAGCTCGCCGGCGTCCGGACCGCCGGGGCGTCGGACGTGAAGTCGTTCTGCGCCGGCCCGCTGCACGCGCTTCTGCTGGCCGGCGCGCTCGTCGCCGGCGGCGTGTACCGGCGCGTGGTCGTGGTCGCCGGCGGGTCGCTGGCGAAGCTGGGCATGAAGTACCGCGGCCACCTGTCCGCCGGCTATCCGGTGCTGGAGGACGTCATCGTCGGCGCCGCGATCGACGTCGTGCCCGACGATGGGCGCAGTCCCGTCCTCCGGCTCGACGCCGCCGCGGTGCACCGGGTCGGCGACGGCGCGGCCCCGCACCAGATGGCCCAGGTATTGTCTTCCGCGCCGCTGCGGGCCGCCGGGCTGCGGCTCTCCGACGTGGACCGCTACGCCGTCGAGCTGCACAATCCGGACATCACCGAACCCGCGGGGTCGGGCGACGTGCCGTACCGCAACTATCAGATGATCGCGGCCCTGGCCGCGCAGGCCGGGGAGATCGAGCGCTCGGCGATGGACCGGTTCATCGAGGCCCACGGCATGCCGGGGTTCTCGCCGACCCAGGGGCATATCGCCTCGGCCGTGGCGTATCTGCCGCACGCGATCGCCGGCCTCACCGACGGTGCGCTGCGTCGGGTGCAGCTCGTGGCCAAGGGCAGTCTGTTTCTCGGACGCATGACCAATATGGCGGACGGCGCCAGCCTGCTGCTGGAGCGGAACGGGGCGCCGCCGGCCGGAGGGAGGTTCGCATGA